In a genomic window of Flavobacterium lipolyticum:
- a CDS encoding ABC transporter permease/M1 family aminopeptidase, translating to MWKFIRYELKYWLQTPMIWIFLFINTLIVFFAVGSEQVTIGESIGNIHKNAPFVVEQFYGILSVICLLMTTAFMNATANRDFQSGMYQFIFSSPIKKRDYYFGKFIGASIVSVIPLLGISLGALIAPILAPIFNMCPAERFGEIIWSGHLQGLLVFGIPNVIISGVLLFALAIIFRSNIVSFIGAMLILVFYVVSSGFTKDIHKEWLANLLDPFGLRPFKIMTKYATVAEKNLNAVSLHGDLLTNRLLWIGVSLIILVAVYFKFSFNAKKEKSKESKTTKVSEAPFVVSNKVFETTKADVFSISTFWNLVKFETKSIIKNPTFIIIISIGMINLIASLTSFTGRYGIAQYPVTYDVIDTIRGAFGIFMIGFITFYTGVLVWKERDAKINEIQDATPIRTGTLFSSKLVALIIALAIVFGLTIVVGIISQTAHGYYNYKLDVYFKSIMLVSLLSYSFMAVISLLFHYLINNRYIAYFAFVTFVIVNNFIWGLLEINTNMLNFGNTPAITYSDMNGFGPFVSSTIWFNIYWILFCLILCFVITAFYIRGKEQQFKYRWVNAKVQLRKNKISIAISLIAFGLCGSFVYYNTKVLNTYDSSKEQENKQVEYEKKYKKFENLVQPRFYKFNYTIDLMPEQRNMTAKIEAWAKNKSNVSIRELHFTLPQLSDSLKISIARAKLKLKDSRLEYQIYELDKPLLPNDSIRINIDVKKWTKGFENEVSFTQLTQNGTFFNNSDILPSFGYNSDVEISDKNKRIKLKLPKRDRMPKLDEGNLSARANTYLGNDSDWVEVNTTISTSPDQTAIAPGSLLKTWEANGRKYFTYKLDQKSLNFYSFISAKYEVVRKKWNGVDLEVYYDKEHAYNVPNMLKSMQKSLEYYTKNFGPYYHKQCRIIEFPRYQSFAQAFPGTMPFSEGIGFIVDLREVNKDDIDQVYYVTAHEMGHQYWAHQVCGANMQGSEMFSEGFAQYSALMVMEKEYGKDKMKKFLKYEMDRYLSGRSSELEGEQPLMKTEHQQYIHYQKASVVMYYLKEMIGEKKVNQALKNLVDAYAYKNPPFPTSIDAVSELRKVTPDSLQYLISDMFENITLFSNRMLEAKYKKVGAEYEITLKTSSEKLRSDALGKETQVPVADYIDIAVFAEPKNDSGLGKVLVYKRLKITKKDNVYVFRTKEKPFEAGIDPYNYLIDRIPDDNLKKAED from the coding sequence GATTTGTTTATTGATGACCACAGCTTTTATGAATGCCACGGCTAACCGTGATTTTCAAAGTGGAATGTATCAATTTATATTTTCCTCCCCGATCAAAAAGAGGGACTATTATTTCGGAAAATTTATTGGAGCATCGATTGTTTCGGTAATTCCTTTACTGGGTATTTCTCTCGGTGCCCTGATTGCCCCAATATTAGCTCCCATTTTTAATATGTGTCCGGCGGAAAGGTTTGGCGAAATCATTTGGTCCGGACACTTGCAAGGTCTTTTGGTTTTCGGAATTCCAAATGTCATTATTTCAGGTGTATTACTATTTGCTTTAGCGATTATTTTTAGAAGCAATATTGTATCCTTCATAGGGGCTATGCTTATTTTGGTATTTTATGTAGTCTCTTCCGGATTTACTAAAGATATTCATAAAGAATGGTTAGCCAATTTGCTCGATCCTTTTGGGCTTCGTCCGTTTAAGATTATGACCAAATATGCCACTGTTGCTGAAAAAAACTTAAACGCAGTCTCCTTGCATGGCGATTTATTAACCAACCGTTTGCTCTGGATAGGAGTAAGTTTGATTATTTTAGTGGCAGTTTATTTTAAATTTTCTTTTAATGCTAAAAAAGAAAAAAGTAAAGAAAGTAAAACAACAAAAGTATCTGAAGCTCCTTTTGTTGTTTCAAATAAGGTATTTGAAACAACAAAAGCCGATGTTTTTTCGATAAGTACCTTTTGGAATTTGGTAAAATTTGAAACTAAATCCATTATCAAAAATCCGACTTTTATTATCATTATTTCCATTGGAATGATTAATCTGATTGCAAGTCTTACGAGTTTTACAGGCCGTTACGGAATTGCTCAGTATCCTGTTACTTATGATGTAATCGACACTATAAGAGGTGCCTTTGGTATTTTTATGATTGGATTTATTACTTTTTATACCGGTGTTTTAGTGTGGAAAGAACGCGATGCCAAAATCAATGAAATTCAGGATGCAACCCCCATCAGAACGGGTACTTTATTCTCCTCCAAATTGGTAGCTCTTATTATTGCTTTAGCCATTGTTTTTGGCTTAACAATAGTTGTTGGGATTATTTCACAAACAGCTCATGGGTATTACAATTACAAATTGGATGTTTATTTTAAATCAATAATGTTGGTGTCTTTGCTGAGTTATTCTTTTATGGCGGTAATCTCTCTGTTATTTCATTATTTAATCAATAACCGCTATATCGCTTATTTTGCTTTCGTCACTTTTGTTATCGTTAATAATTTCATCTGGGGATTGCTCGAAATCAATACCAATATGTTGAATTTTGGTAACACACCAGCCATTACTTACTCGGACATGAATGGGTTTGGACCTTTTGTTTCCTCTACCATTTGGTTCAACATATATTGGATATTGTTTTGTTTGATCTTGTGTTTTGTCATTACGGCATTTTACATTCGTGGTAAAGAGCAGCAATTTAAATACAGATGGGTAAATGCAAAAGTACAGCTTAGAAAAAATAAGATTTCGATAGCCATTAGTTTGATTGCATTTGGACTTTGCGGTAGTTTTGTTTATTACAATACCAAAGTTTTAAACACTTACGATTCTTCAAAAGAGCAGGAGAACAAACAAGTGGAGTATGAGAAAAAGTATAAAAAATTTGAAAATTTGGTACAGCCACGTTTTTATAAATTCAATTACACGATTGACCTCATGCCCGAACAACGGAACATGACTGCAAAAATAGAAGCTTGGGCAAAAAACAAATCTAATGTATCGATACGAGAGCTCCATTTTACGTTGCCACAATTATCTGATAGTTTAAAAATTAGTATTGCCAGAGCAAAATTGAAGCTAAAAGATTCCCGTTTAGAGTATCAGATTTATGAATTAGATAAACCTTTATTGCCAAATGATTCCATTAGGATTAACATCGATGTAAAGAAATGGACAAAAGGATTCGAAAACGAAGTTAGTTTTACACAACTGACACAAAACGGAACCTTTTTCAATAATTCAGATATTTTACCTTCTTTCGGATATAATAGTGACGTGGAGATTTCAGATAAAAACAAACGAATCAAACTGAAATTGCCGAAGAGAGACAGAATGCCAAAACTGGATGAGGGAAATCTTTCGGCCAGAGCCAACACCTACCTCGGAAATGATTCGGATTGGGTTGAAGTGAATACTACGATAAGCACATCACCAGATCAAACGGCTATTGCTCCGGGATCATTATTAAAAACCTGGGAAGCCAACGGAAGAAAGTATTTCACTTATAAATTGGATCAAAAATCATTGAATTTTTATTCCTTTATTTCTGCAAAATATGAAGTAGTGCGCAAAAAATGGAATGGCGTTGATTTGGAAGTTTATTATGATAAGGAGCATGCCTATAACGTTCCGAATATGCTCAAAAGCATGCAAAAATCATTAGAATACTATACGAAGAACTTTGGGCCTTACTACCATAAACAATGCAGAATTATCGAGTTTCCAAGATATCAAAGTTTTGCACAAGCTTTCCCGGGTACTATGCCTTTTAGTGAGGGGATCGGTTTTATTGTGGATTTACGCGAAGTAAATAAAGATGATATCGATCAGGTTTATTATGTCACGGCACACGAAATGGGGCATCAGTATTGGGCACATCAGGTTTGCGGAGCCAATATGCAGGGAAGTGAAATGTTTAGCGAAGGTTTCGCACAATATTCTGCCTTGATGGTTATGGAAAAAGAATATGGGAAAGACAAAATGAAAAAGTTCCTGAAGTATGAAATGGATCGTTATTTAAGCGGTCGAAGCTCTGAACTTGAAGGAGAACAGCCTTTGATGAAAACCGAGCATCAACAATACATTCACTATCAAAAAGCAAGTGTCGTTATGTATTATTTAAAAGAAATGATTGGGGAGAAAAAAGTAAATCAAGCGCTGAAAAATTTGGTTGATGCTTATGCTTATAAAAACCCGCCGTTCCCAACTTCGATAGATGCCGTAAGTGAATTGCGAAAAGTAACTCCCGATAGTTTGCAATATTTAATTTCGGATATGTTCGAAAACATTACCTTATTTTCGAATCGAATGCTTGAAGCCAAGTATAAAAAAGTAGGGGCTGAGTACGAAATCACTTTAAAAACGTCTTCAGAAAAATTAAGATCGGATGCACTTGGAAAAGAAACTCAGGTACCGGTTGCGGATTATATTGATATTGCCGTTTTTGCAGAACCAAAAAATGATTCTGGTTTAGGAAAAGTTTTGGTTTACAAAAGATTGAAAATAACAAAAAAAGACAATGTTTATGTTTTTAGGACTAAAGAGAAACCTTTTGAAGCTGGTATTGATCCCTACAATTATTTGATTGATCGAATTCCGGATGACAATTTGAAGAAAGCAGAGGATTAA
- a CDS encoding AI-2E family transporter: MITSKTISNGILRALTTILIVAAVLYFLYQIQTVIVYLCISLLLCLIANPLIQFLKNKLKFSNSLAATTALILFILAIVGFILLFVPLIISQANNLSLLDTQTLQQQFLETERSIENYFNIQHLDLNKVLKESKITSIIDFSYFTGFLNSIIGFMANMGMGLVSVFFITFFFIKDQDAFKVSARKILPDTNEDKILNSITKINHFLTRYFVGLLLQLTVVFILYLIVLMIFGNKNAFVIAFLCAILNIIPYIGPIIGTILAGLLTMISMIGSDFQSEILPKTIYVLIGFLLVQAIDNNISQPIISSKSVNSHPLEIFLITLISGITFGIVGMIIAIPAFTMVKVILKEFFPDNKIVSVLTERI; the protein is encoded by the coding sequence ATGATAACATCGAAAACAATATCTAACGGAATTTTAAGAGCTCTAACAACAATCCTAATTGTCGCAGCTGTCCTATATTTTCTATACCAAATTCAGACCGTAATTGTCTATCTGTGCATTTCGCTGTTATTGTGTTTAATTGCCAATCCGTTAATCCAATTTTTAAAGAATAAACTAAAGTTCAGTAATTCACTGGCCGCCACTACAGCGCTAATCTTATTCATACTTGCAATTGTTGGTTTTATTTTATTGTTTGTACCATTAATCATTTCGCAAGCCAACAATTTATCATTACTCGATACTCAAACTCTGCAACAGCAATTTCTCGAAACAGAACGCAGTATTGAAAATTACTTTAATATACAGCATCTGGATCTCAATAAGGTTTTAAAAGAATCCAAAATCACATCCATAATCGATTTCAGTTACTTTACTGGTTTCCTGAATTCAATTATAGGCTTCATGGCCAATATGGGAATGGGATTGGTATCTGTATTTTTTATTACCTTTTTCTTTATCAAAGATCAGGATGCCTTTAAAGTTAGTGCCCGAAAAATTCTTCCTGACACCAATGAAGACAAAATCTTAAATTCAATAACCAAAATAAACCATTTTCTGACCCGCTATTTTGTTGGGCTTTTACTGCAGTTAACGGTTGTATTCATCCTGTATTTAATTGTTTTAATGATTTTTGGAAATAAAAATGCCTTTGTTATTGCTTTTTTATGTGCCATTTTGAATATTATTCCCTACATAGGACCAATTATAGGAACCATACTGGCAGGGCTTTTAACCATGATTAGTATGATCGGAAGTGATTTTCAATCTGAAATACTACCTAAAACAATCTATGTGCTTATAGGTTTTCTGTTGGTTCAGGCTATTGATAACAACATCAGTCAGCCCATAATCTCATCAAAAAGCGTAAATTCGCACCCGTTAGAAATATTCCTGATTACTTTAATCAGTGGAATTACTTTTGGAATTGTTGGGATGATTATTGCTATTCCGGCCTTTACTATGGTGAAAGTAATTTTAAAGGAATTTTTTCCTGACAACAAAATTGTCTCTGTATTAACCGAAAGAATTTAA
- a CDS encoding zinc metalloprotease, producing the protein MKKIIVTAFTALVLFSCQNDQSESADSKVEAIAHRGCASQEVLEAQLKADPTLAIRMNEINAFTENAILTKRLVNGKIEIPVVVNVLYRTAAENISNAQIQTQIDVLNKDFNALNSDYNSVPALFSGVKANVGITFVLDQVIRKSTTKTSWGTNDAMKKTAQGGIAPTSPTTKLNFWSCTIGGGILGYAQFPGGASATDGVVVDPKYVGLSGASNAPFNLGRTATHEVGHWMNLRHIWGDATCGSDLVSDTPTHNTANYGVPAYPHYSTCSGTPVEMTMNYMDYVDDNAMYMFSQGQKSRMAAIFVTGGPRASFGI; encoded by the coding sequence ATGAAAAAAATCATTGTTACTGCATTTACAGCATTAGTGCTGTTTTCTTGCCAAAACGACCAATCAGAATCTGCGGATTCAAAAGTTGAAGCTATTGCACATCGCGGATGCGCAAGTCAGGAAGTTTTAGAAGCTCAACTGAAAGCTGATCCAACCTTAGCAATCAGAATGAACGAAATCAATGCATTTACCGAAAATGCCATCTTGACAAAACGTCTTGTAAACGGTAAAATTGAAATTCCGGTCGTAGTTAATGTTCTTTACAGAACTGCAGCAGAAAACATTTCTAATGCGCAAATTCAAACACAAATTGATGTCTTAAATAAAGATTTCAATGCCTTAAATTCAGATTACAATAGTGTACCAGCTCTTTTTTCTGGTGTAAAAGCAAATGTTGGAATTACATTCGTTTTAGATCAGGTAATTAGAAAATCGACTACCAAAACTTCATGGGGAACAAATGACGCCATGAAAAAAACAGCTCAGGGTGGTATTGCACCAACTTCACCAACTACAAAACTTAACTTTTGGTCTTGCACAATTGGTGGTGGAATCTTAGGTTATGCTCAATTTCCTGGAGGAGCTTCTGCTACAGACGGTGTTGTAGTTGACCCTAAATATGTTGGTCTTTCCGGAGCTTCAAATGCACCGTTTAACTTAGGAAGAACAGCTACTCACGAAGTAGGCCACTGGATGAACTTACGTCACATCTGGGGAGATGCAACTTGTGGAAGCGATTTAGTATCAGATACTCCTACACACAACACAGCAAACTATGGTGTACCAGCTTATCCTCACTATAGCACTTGTTCAGGAACTCCTGTTGAAATGACGATGAACTACATGGATTACGTTGATGACAACGCAATGTATATGTTCTCTCAAGGACAAAAAAGCAGAATGGCTGCGATATTTGTTACCGGAGGTCCAAGAGCTTCTTTTGGAATCTAA
- a CDS encoding class I SAM-dependent methyltransferase: MNTAILAPNIQEFITQNSGVPITKLALQKNPFPEIDWIVILNQIEAKSKAKDKLPTWFAAENIIYPSKISVEQTSSERTAAYKATLLSGESLIDLTGGFGVDDYYFSQKFKNIAHCEINKDLSEIVKHNFKQLKVENCTFYADDSTSVLNQSNKKWDWIYIDPSRRNDAKGKVFMLKDCLPNVPDLLNFYFEKTDSILIKTAPLLDLSAGLSELQFVKNIHVIALENEVKELLFEIRKNYSGAITIKTANILKDKIDTFDFILGNEINLPSYELPQKYVYEPNSSIMKSGGFDEVSTIFKINKLHKHSHLYTSEALIEFPGRRFEIEKTISYSKNEMKIELANQQANITTRNFPDTVENIRKKWKIKNGGNLYCFFTTDKNDNKIVLICRKIT, from the coding sequence TTGAATACTGCTATTTTAGCCCCAAACATTCAGGAATTCATAACTCAAAATAGTGGTGTCCCGATTACAAAATTAGCGCTTCAGAAAAACCCATTTCCTGAAATAGACTGGATTGTAATTTTAAATCAGATAGAAGCAAAATCGAAAGCAAAAGACAAGTTGCCTACCTGGTTTGCTGCCGAAAATATTATTTATCCCTCTAAAATATCGGTTGAACAAACTTCATCCGAAAGAACTGCCGCTTATAAAGCAACTTTACTTTCCGGAGAGAGTTTAATTGATCTTACTGGAGGTTTTGGAGTCGATGATTACTATTTCTCTCAAAAATTCAAAAACATAGCGCATTGCGAAATCAATAAAGATTTATCGGAAATTGTAAAACATAATTTCAAACAGCTTAAAGTCGAAAACTGTACTTTTTATGCTGATGATTCTACTTCAGTTTTAAATCAATCCAATAAAAAATGGGATTGGATTTATATTGATCCGTCCCGCAGAAACGACGCTAAAGGTAAAGTTTTTATGCTGAAAGACTGCTTACCCAATGTTCCTGATTTGCTAAATTTTTACTTTGAGAAAACAGATTCCATACTGATAAAAACAGCTCCGTTATTAGATCTTTCTGCAGGATTATCCGAACTACAGTTTGTTAAAAACATACATGTTATTGCCCTTGAAAACGAAGTAAAAGAATTGCTTTTTGAGATTCGTAAAAATTATTCCGGCGCAATCACTATAAAAACGGCCAATATTCTAAAAGATAAAATCGATACTTTTGATTTTATTTTAGGAAATGAAATTAATCTTCCTTCTTACGAGCTTCCTCAAAAATACGTTTACGAGCCCAACTCGTCTATTATGAAATCAGGAGGATTCGATGAAGTAAGTACTATTTTTAAGATCAACAAACTTCATAAACATTCCCATCTCTATACCTCAGAAGCTTTAATCGAGTTTCCGGGACGACGTTTTGAAATCGAAAAAACAATCTCCTACAGTAAGAATGAGATGAAAATTGAACTTGCCAATCAGCAGGCCAATATCACAACGCGAAACTTTCCGGACACAGTAGAAAACATTCGAAAAAAATGGAAAATAAAAAACGGCGGAAATTTATATTGTTTTTTTACAACGGATAAAAATGATAACAAAATAGTTTTAATTTGCAGAAAAATAACTTAA
- a CDS encoding M15 family metallopeptidase: MKLSSSSAHTLFFLFGLFFYGLSSNAQNESYSSEDNEEIADTTFVNLKDYSSDFVYDMKYATEDNFLKAKVYDCAECLLRYKTVKALIAANKDFMKDGCKIKLFDCYRPLSIQKKMWEIVSNPEYVADPKKGSIHNKGGAVDITLVNAKGEELEMGTNFDFFGIEASHNYKKFPVSVKANRKYLKRVMIKNGFNSFDSEWWHYNLKTGLKDKVSNQKWKCD, from the coding sequence ATGAAATTAAGTTCTTCTTCCGCTCATACTTTATTTTTTCTGTTTGGACTTTTCTTTTATGGACTTTCTTCAAATGCTCAAAATGAATCCTATTCATCTGAGGATAACGAAGAAATTGCCGACACCACTTTTGTGAATTTAAAAGATTACAGTAGTGATTTCGTTTATGATATGAAATATGCTACAGAAGATAATTTTTTGAAGGCTAAAGTCTATGATTGTGCCGAATGTTTGTTGCGTTATAAAACGGTAAAAGCGCTGATAGCGGCGAATAAAGATTTTATGAAAGATGGGTGTAAGATAAAACTTTTCGATTGTTACAGGCCTTTATCGATTCAGAAAAAGATGTGGGAGATTGTATCGAATCCGGAGTATGTGGCAGATCCAAAAAAAGGCTCCATCCATAACAAAGGAGGAGCCGTTGATATAACTTTAGTAAATGCGAAGGGAGAGGAGCTGGAAATGGGTACTAATTTTGATTTTTTTGGCATTGAGGCCAGTCATAATTATAAAAAATTTCCAGTGTCAGTCAAAGCAAATCGAAAATATTTAAAAAGAGTGATGATCAAAAACGGATTCAATTCTTTTGATTCGGAGTGGTGGCATTATAATTTAAAGACAGGTCTAAAGGATAAAGTCTCGAACCAAAAGTGGAAATGCGATTAA